In Desulfovibrio sp. TomC, the following proteins share a genomic window:
- a CDS encoding sensor domain-containing diguanylate cyclase encodes MSGVMALAVLAALFVSSSVISSVGEILEVQLPATVNTFRVARAAEALGASGIPLAFLSTANEREVAFHRVDTALKTLKQSQASLQGAAEGTNEELGSLLSELTDNLQRMRDIVDERIRLRLLQRGAREMLLANLLAFQQHLTYRVRILEGDSDVIHSLMSQPSPPVDRIANMANQLTILLPVARFYGEIEAVNGRLLAASQDATLPTLNLSLQVLNASLESIEITLDRFPGGLSRELAQPFADLKRLVRGEDGLIRLRGRELRLNEESLALNHVNEQILERVDAATDNMVRSGLDAVSRTGLEVDVTRRRYFLFLVITTGLGFVGVALLMHFQIDRHVIARLSWLSTAMQNVAAGHMDVSLPPAGCSELGRLGAALHLFRETAIEARERESALHASNIRVEQALALVEQKAAELEIANAKLQELSVRDPLTGLFNRRRFDQALTSEWARAGHGGKPLALLVLDLDYFKQYNDRYGHQAGDACLQQVGSILQNHARRAGDVAARFGGEEFCLICPYTNKEQAESIAQSLRQSILDQALPHEDSPFGVVTVSIGYMVATPDATCTSDDLLHLADQALYLAKDKGRNCIQFIETLPTIV; translated from the coding sequence ATGAGCGGGGTGATGGCCCTGGCTGTTCTCGCGGCCTTGTTCGTATCTTCCTCGGTCATATCTTCGGTCGGTGAGATTTTGGAAGTTCAGCTTCCGGCCACGGTCAATACTTTCCGGGTTGCCCGGGCTGCCGAAGCCCTCGGGGCATCTGGTATCCCCTTGGCTTTTCTCTCGACAGCGAACGAACGGGAGGTCGCCTTTCACCGCGTCGACACGGCCCTAAAGACCCTCAAACAATCCCAAGCCAGCTTGCAGGGGGCTGCGGAGGGCACGAACGAGGAGCTCGGGAGCCTCTTGTCTGAACTGACTGATAATCTGCAGCGAATGCGGGACATTGTGGATGAACGCATCAGGTTGAGGCTGTTACAGCGAGGGGCCAGGGAGATGCTGTTGGCCAATCTTTTGGCTTTCCAGCAGCACTTAACTTATCGTGTTCGCATTCTCGAGGGGGACAGCGATGTAATTCACAGTCTGATGTCCCAGCCTTCCCCGCCGGTCGATCGAATTGCGAACATGGCTAACCAACTCACAATATTGTTGCCGGTGGCTAGGTTCTATGGGGAAATAGAGGCGGTCAACGGTCGTCTGCTTGCTGCAAGCCAAGATGCAACGTTGCCGACCTTGAACCTCTCTCTGCAGGTGCTAAACGCATCTCTGGAGTCTATCGAAATAACTCTCGACCGGTTCCCTGGGGGCTTGTCACGGGAATTGGCGCAGCCATTTGCAGATTTAAAACGACTTGTTCGTGGAGAAGACGGTCTTATACGCCTACGGGGGCGAGAGCTGCGACTGAATGAGGAGAGCCTAGCGCTGAATCACGTGAACGAACAAATATTGGAACGGGTCGATGCAGCGACTGACAATATGGTACGCAGCGGACTCGATGCGGTGAGCCGGACTGGACTTGAGGTAGACGTTACGCGTCGGCGCTACTTTCTGTTTCTAGTTATAACTACCGGGCTGGGCTTTGTTGGCGTTGCGCTTTTGATGCATTTTCAAATAGACCGCCATGTCATAGCCAGGCTTTCATGGTTGAGCACGGCGATGCAGAATGTGGCTGCAGGGCACATGGATGTCTCCCTGCCTCCGGCTGGTTGCAGCGAGTTGGGGCGACTGGGCGCAGCACTTCATCTATTTCGGGAAACCGCAATTGAGGCCCGAGAGAGGGAATCCGCCTTGCATGCCAGCAACATCCGTGTTGAGCAGGCCCTGGCCTTGGTGGAGCAGAAGGCCGCAGAACTGGAAATTGCCAATGCGAAGCTGCAGGAGCTTTCCGTTCGTGACCCTCTTACAGGCCTTTTCAACCGCCGTCGTTTTGACCAAGCGTTGACTTCGGAGTGGGCCCGTGCCGGTCACGGTGGCAAACCTCTGGCTTTGCTCGTCCTCGACCTGGACTATTTCAAGCAATACAATGATCGGTACGGGCATCAGGCCGGGGACGCATGTTTGCAGCAAGTAGGTTCAATCCTGCAGAACCATGCCCGGCGTGCCGGTGACGTAGCGGCCCGCTTCGGTGGAGAGGAGTTCTGTCTTATTTGCCCCTATACCAACAAGGAGCAAGCCGAGTCCATAGCCCAGAGCCTTCGACAGTCAATACTCGATCAAGCACTGCCACATGAAGATTCTCCATTTGGGGTAGTAACGGTGAGCATCGGTTACATGGTGGCCACGCCAGACGCAACATGCACATCCGATGACCTGTTACACTTGGCAGATCAAGCACTATACCTGGCTAAAGATAAAGGACGCAATTGCATCCAATTCATCGAGACACTACCGACTATTGTCTAA
- a CDS encoding PocR ligand-binding domain-containing protein, producing the protein MSDSEKASRRIKSQLDSFAQTPIHDKGLFQIVLSCLPMPYLLVDTDERVLQTNQACLDMLKIDGSVESCCGKSLSEVFYNDPSHPTVVGRSIQENKIFRDIEVPTSDHHGIELHIVANVFPLYDLNKDCIGGMCIYVDTTESKRTEEALERRMVALTRPLEDTEGIQFEDMFNLTDIQRLQDEFANATRVASIITRPDGTPITNPSNFCRLCSDIIRKTEKGQANCFRSDAMLGQLSVSGPTIRPCMSGGLWDAGAGISVGGRHIANWLIGQVRDASQNEKQMRDYAKRIGADEDEVVEAFREVPSMTPESFRQIAQVLFTLTKQLSSMAYQNIQQARFISDRKQAENAIKLSEARFKKLFDNVDSVAVQGYDRDRKVIYWNNASEKIYGYKKNEAIGVHLEDLIIPPDMRPHVVEAIRQYAEEGKAIPAGELNLMRKDGTSVPVYSSHVMQTTGHGDLELFCLDIDLTELDAVKQELISAKDKAEASNKAKSEFLANMSHEIRTPLNGILGMLQLLEKTEPSDEQKEYLLGAIKSSKRLTRLLSDILDLSKIEAKQTIIDEVEFDIEEMTQSICDVFLLSIKEHGLILNVALDKKIPRRLVGDETRLRQILFNIVGNAIKFTPEGSISVEISLLPCPVEQSCRIFISVSDTGIGIPDDRQKDILEPFTQVDGSYVRSKQGAGLGLAIVKRLVSLLGGSLCIDSEIGKGTTFYVVLQFNFATTTRTDNEYVKPTTENEISPGLNILVVEDEQINRIVACKTLNKLGCKTTMAVDGKNALAKLAKSDFDLILMDIQMPVMDGVAATKSIRSAPEFVSKSNIPIIAMTAHAMLGDRETFLEAGMDDYVSKPFSKQELIDAIARVTMKKS; encoded by the coding sequence ATGTCGGATTCCGAAAAGGCAAGCAGGAGAATTAAATCGCAACTCGATAGTTTCGCCCAAACACCGATCCACGACAAGGGCTTATTCCAGATTGTTTTAAGCTGTTTACCCATGCCGTACCTGCTTGTTGATACGGATGAGCGAGTCCTTCAAACGAATCAAGCTTGCCTTGACATGCTTAAAATTGATGGCTCTGTAGAATCATGTTGCGGGAAAAGTTTAAGTGAAGTTTTTTACAACGATCCATCCCATCCAACTGTCGTAGGTAGAAGCATTCAAGAGAATAAAATATTCAGAGATATCGAAGTCCCTACTAGTGATCACCACGGAATAGAACTCCACATTGTTGCAAATGTTTTCCCACTTTACGATCTAAATAAAGATTGTATTGGTGGAATGTGTATATACGTTGACACCACAGAAAGCAAACGCACTGAAGAAGCGCTGGAAAGACGGATGGTGGCGCTTACACGCCCCCTCGAGGACACCGAGGGCATCCAATTTGAAGACATGTTTAACCTGACCGATATCCAGCGTCTCCAAGATGAATTTGCCAATGCCACGCGTGTAGCCTCTATTATTACCCGACCTGATGGAACGCCCATTACCAATCCGAGTAACTTTTGCCGTCTGTGTAGCGATATTATTCGCAAAACTGAAAAAGGTCAGGCCAATTGTTTTCGATCAGACGCCATGCTTGGACAGCTATCCGTTTCTGGACCAACCATTCGGCCGTGCATGAGCGGGGGGCTGTGGGACGCAGGGGCGGGTATCTCGGTAGGCGGACGACACATTGCCAACTGGCTGATCGGCCAAGTGCGCGACGCAAGCCAAAACGAAAAACAGATGCGCGACTATGCAAAACGGATCGGAGCCGACGAAGACGAAGTGGTTGAGGCTTTCCGTGAAGTTCCCAGCATGACACCAGAGAGCTTCAGACAAATCGCTCAAGTTCTTTTTACCCTGACCAAACAACTCTCTTCAATGGCGTACCAAAATATTCAACAAGCCAGATTCATTTCTGATCGAAAGCAGGCAGAAAATGCCATCAAGCTAAGTGAAGCACGCTTTAAAAAATTATTCGACAACGTTGATTCAGTGGCTGTCCAAGGCTATGATCGTGACAGGAAAGTCATCTACTGGAATAATGCCAGTGAAAAAATTTATGGATACAAGAAAAATGAAGCAATTGGTGTCCACCTTGAAGACCTAATAATTCCACCCGATATGCGTCCTCATGTTGTTGAAGCAATTCGACAATACGCAGAAGAAGGTAAGGCCATCCCTGCGGGCGAGCTTAACCTGATGCGCAAAGACGGGACATCCGTCCCAGTCTATTCAAGCCATGTCATGCAAACAACAGGGCATGGCGACTTAGAGCTATTTTGTCTAGACATCGACCTGACAGAGCTTGATGCGGTCAAACAAGAGTTAATCTCTGCCAAAGACAAAGCGGAGGCGTCAAATAAAGCAAAGAGCGAATTTCTTGCGAACATGAGCCACGAAATCCGCACACCGCTCAATGGCATACTTGGCATGTTACAACTCCTTGAAAAAACGGAGCCGAGCGACGAACAAAAAGAGTATCTACTGGGTGCAATTAAGTCGTCAAAAAGATTGACACGCTTGCTGTCTGACATCCTTGACTTGTCAAAGATAGAAGCCAAGCAAACCATTATTGACGAAGTTGAATTCGACATCGAAGAGATGACTCAGTCCATTTGTGACGTTTTTTTGCTATCCATCAAAGAGCATGGATTGATTTTGAACGTCGCGCTGGACAAGAAAATTCCCCGCCGCCTCGTTGGTGATGAAACAAGGTTGAGACAGATACTGTTCAACATCGTCGGAAATGCCATCAAGTTTACGCCAGAAGGAAGTATTTCCGTTGAAATATCACTCCTGCCGTGCCCCGTGGAACAATCGTGCCGAATATTTATTTCAGTTTCCGACACTGGGATAGGGATACCAGACGACAGACAGAAAGACATTCTGGAACCATTTACACAAGTAGACGGATCATATGTTCGATCCAAGCAAGGAGCTGGGCTGGGGCTGGCTATCGTCAAACGACTTGTCAGCCTATTAGGTGGAAGTCTTTGCATAGATAGTGAGATTGGAAAGGGAACAACATTTTATGTCGTTTTACAGTTTAATTTTGCAACCACGACAAGGACAGACAACGAATACGTTAAGCCAACAACTGAGAATGAAATATCTCCAGGCTTAAACATCCTTGTCGTTGAAGATGAACAGATAAACAGAATAGTTGCTTGCAAGACTCTAAACAAGCTTGGCTGCAAGACTACGATGGCTGTCGACGGGAAAAATGCATTGGCGAAACTTGCCAAATCCGATTTTGATTTAATCTTAATGGATATCCAGATGCCTGTCATGGACGGTGTCGCTGCGACCAAATCAATAAGAAGCGCGCCAGAATTTGTTTCAAAGTCAAATATCCCAATAATAGCAATGACTGCTCATGCAATGCTAGGAGACCGCGAAACATTCCTAGAAGCAGGGATGGACGACTACGTTTCCAAGCCGTTTAGCAAGCAGGAACTCATTGATGCGATAGCAAGAGTGACAATGAAGAAGTCGTGA